ACTTCATCAAAGGAAACGTACCTCCCTAACCTCCCGCTCATCCTCATGCCTTGGAGGCTCACCATTCCGTAGGAATAGTGGATCAAGTTCTTAGCGTGCTCCGGGTATCCGAGCAGGTAAAGCGTTGCCCTCAGTTGCATTTGAGGTACTGCCTGTTGCTCGGCTATTACGTTTATCACGACGTCTGCCTTAAAATCCGAGAATTTCTTGAAAGTGTAGGCGACGTCCCTTAAGGTGTACAAGGTCGTCCCGTCTGACCTCATTAACACTAACGGCGGTAGCTCTAGTCCTTTCGGTATCCTGAGCTCCTCCTTGACTGACTCGTCTACAAAGTTCTCTAGATCCAACGCCCAAGTGCCCTTGTAGTTTACCCTAGCCCTCGAGTCCATTGTCTCCTCGAGCACCTTCTTGACGTCCCCGTTCCAGAGGAGGTCGCTCTCATAGTCGAAGACGTCAAAGGATATTCCGAGCTTTCCAAGGCTTTCCATAAAGCCCTCTAAGGCGTAGTTCACGTATTTCCTTACTATCTGTTTAGTCCTTTCGTCCCCCCTCTCATACCTTTCGATTATGTCGAGGATCACCTTCTCAGGGTCCTCTTCCTTCATTATGCCGTCAGAGAGTACGTCAAAGTACTCCTCGTTCCTCTCCCTTAGTCCTTGTGCCACAGCAACTAGCTCGTCCCTCTTGGATATCTTTTCCTTGTACTCGCTCTCACTAGCGTTCTTTAACTCCTGGGTTATCTGCCTTATCTCGAGGATAACGTTGGTCATGGCGTAGATTAGACCTAGCCACTCGTCTTTTTTTACCCCAGCAGATGGCTCTGGGTAGTTCAGCTTGGATAGCCCATATATGAGTATCGCCACCTGCCTCCCGCTATCGTTGACGTAAAACCTCGAGTTCACTAGGTGCCCCCTGGCCCTTAGAAGTCTGACTAAAGTGTCCCCCAGAATAGCGTTCCTCAAGTGGCCTATGTGCAAGGGGTGTATTGGATTGGCACTAGTGTGCTCCACCACTATCCTCTTTGGCTTGTCCACCTTCTCTAGCCCGTAGTCCTCACTTAAACTGGAGAAGACGCCGTTAAACACGCTCACCTCGTCTAGATTGACGTTTATGAAGATGCCGTCCCTCCTGAAGGACTTGACGTACTTACCCCTACCGCTAACGTCAACGTTGAGGTTCCTCGTGACAGACGGCAGAGGGAGCGAGAGGTCTCCTAGTCCCTCCTTTGATGGGTATTCTATGTTATTAAAGACTTTTTCCTCCTCGACGTTAATAACCTGCGATATTACCTTGGCCATCTCCCTCTTTGCTTCCCTTATTACGTTCACATGTGTAATAGGGTGTGTAGCTTTTAATTCTTTGCTAGCTGAAGTTGTAAAACATGAAAGTCGCGGACGTGTTGGTGGTGGAAAACGAGGGGCAGAAGGTAAACGATGAGAAAATAAGGGAAGTGATCGAGAGGGTAAGGTCGTCGGTGGACAACGTTATTATCACGAGAGTCCACCTCCCTGGCTCAAAGGACGAGGAAGGGCTATTGGGCATACACCTCATAGTGAGAGACGTTGCAGAAGCGTGAAGTGTGCCCCTATTACAAGAACGGCTACTGCACTTCACCTATGCTCGATACTCCGTCAGACAGCGTAGTTAGCCCCCAGAGGTGCTTTAAGACATACAAGGGCTGTAGGTTTTACGTTGACAAGGGAGAAGAGAAACAAGGTCTTGAAGTGTACGACGAGGAAAGGATAGAACAGGAAGTGAAGTTTTATCCTAGAGTAAACGTCTTGATGGAAAAAGTGGACAGCGAATGTCAGTTTTTCCAGTTATTGAGGACAAACTCGGGTTTCATTGCTTATTGTAAAGTCCTGGGGAGGATCTTGACTGAAAGCTCCGCTGAGCTGTGCGGCAAATACTGGCAAAAATGCCCAATAAGGGGTATTGAATAATAGAAGTCTTACTCGGTACCTAGCTTTGCGTATCTACCGTCTTCCAGTAAAGTTACCTGCCCTTTTTCGGAGAGGCTGGCTAAAGCCCTCCTTATCTTGTCCTCACTGGCAATACCAGACAGCTTACTGTGTAACTCCTTCAAGTTCATTGGCTTCTCCGACAAGAGGTCCAACAAGATCTGCTTTAGCTCCTCCTCGTTGGGAGCGGTCATTACAACGACGTCCTTATCTGAGTAAACAACCTTCAGCTTACTCTCTACTTCCTCTGTGTCTTCGGTATCAACCTTCTTTCTCCTCTTCCTAGCACTCATTATAGACACTATGATAAATATGTAAAATTTACTTTTAAATGTTCATTAAGAGTTTCGAAGCATCATTATATTGAAGTCTTTTATACACGATAGGTAATAAAACATTAATAGGCGGATTGGATTGGACCAGCCAGATTTCCTGAGGCACGTGGCGAGCAAGGTATTAACGCCCAACACCCTCGACTTAAAGAGGTTGGATGACGTGAGGAGGTTGCTCGCCAACGCCGAATCCAAGTACAAGTTTTCCTCTTATGGAGGAGACCCAAAGAAGTTAAAAGATTACCTCTTGAGCTCCGAGTTCACAGACCTCGTTCTGATCATTGGGGTAGAGTTGGCCAAGAAACTCCTCCAAGAGGTGATAAGCAGTTACACTGACCAGGAAATCAAGTCTGCTGCGGAGAAAGTCCTCCAAGAAATTGACGGTTATAAAGACCTTGAAGGATCGGACACTGTCGTGATGTATAAGAAGTTCTAAAAATGAGGTCTTAGCTTAGGGAGGGAGTGGGGGAAGAACTCTCTTCTCCTTCTCCCTTCTTCTCTCCTTCCTTCTTCTCGCTCTTGAGCTGGGAAGCTGCAACTAAGTCGTCTATCTTCAATATGGAAGTGGCCGCCTCAGTAGCGCTCTTCAGTACTTGCCTTGTTACCCTTATGGGCTCTACCACGTTAATTGAGTACATGTCGTCAATTATCTTTCCGTTAATTACATCAACGCCAGCGTTTACTAGCCCTTTCGCGTGCCTCGCCCTCATCTCCATTAGGGAGGACACGGGCTCTAGGCCTGCAGTCTCGGCCAAGATTACAGGGATCTCCTCTAACGCCTCAGCGTAGGCCTCGATAGCTAACTGCTCTTTCCCTCCAACAGTCCTGGCGTAGTCCCTTAGCCTCGCTGCGAGCTCTAGCTCTACAGCTCCTCCGCCGGGCAGGATATATGGCTCCATTAGGATGTTCCTTAGAGCGTGTAGGGCATCGTTAATGCTCCTCTCGGCCTCGTCTAGGGCCATGTCGTTGGAACCCCTCAGCAAGATGTTCACGGCCCTCGGGTTCCTCGCCCCTTCAATGAATACCATCTTGTCGTTACCTACCTTCCTCTCCTCCACTAGCTCAGCGTAACCGAGGTCCTCTGGCGTGGCGTCCTTGATGCTACTTATTATCCTAGCGCCAAGTGCCTTCTCCAGCTTCTCGATGTCGCTCCTCTTCACCCTCCTAACCGCTAGGATTCCCTTCTTGGCGAGGAAGTGCTGGGCTATGTCGTCAATTCCCTTCTGACAGATCACCACGTTAGCGCCAATTGACGCGAGCTTGTCGACCATCTCCTTGAGGTACTTGGCCTCCTCGTCTAGGAATGCCCTTATCTGCTCTGGGCTAGTTATGCTTATCTTAGCTGAGATCTCTGGCTTCTCCACCTCTAGTGCAGCGTCAAGTACGGCTATCTTTGCCTTTTCTACCCTCCTTGGCATCCCCGCGTGCACTACTTCCTTGTCAAGCACTATACCGTGGATGAGCTGGCTGTCCTCAATTGTCCCTCCCTTCTTCTTATCGATCTTTATCAAGTCAAGAGGAACGTTATAGCCTCCGGTTGGCAAAGGCTCTGCTACAGTGGTCACTGCGTCGATAACTATGTCCATTACCTTGTTGAGCTCGCTCCCCTCTGCCATGAACTTGCTGGACATAGTGGTGTAGGTTATCTTCTTTAGCGCCTCCCTAGCAGCTGGGGACTTTAGGTCACTGAGATCGATCTTAGTAGCTATCTGTGGCAAGAGCTCCACTGCCTTGTTAAAGGCCTTCTTGAACCCCTCAATGATTATGGTTGGGTGAATGTTCTGGTCAAGCAGGTTTTCTGCCTTCTCGAGGAAGAGGCCAGCCAACACTACTGCGCTGGTCGTTCCATCTCCCACTTCTGCATCTTGGGCCTTTGCTGCCTCAACTAGAAGCTTGGCAGCGGGGTGCTGTATCTCCATCTCCTTGACAATTGTCGCACCGTCGTTAGTTATCGTCACGTCTCCGAAGCTATCGATGAGCATCTTGTCAAGTCCCTTTGGACCCAAACTTGACCTCAGCATCTCGGCTAAGGTCCTTGCCGCTAGTATGTTGTTCCTTAGCGCGTCCCTACCGGTAGACCTAGAAGTACCCTCTTTAAACAGTAAGACTGGAACGGATGCCATTTTACGACACCTTTTCTGGAGACCTTTAGTATCGCTTATATATAAATTTTTCTTTATTTACGTCGTTAAGATTAGGGACATCTCTGGATCTAACTTTTTAATTTACAGGGTAAAAATAAGGAGGTTGTGCTCTGCATAAAGTGCAATAGATTTGATGGAGAGGTAAACGTTAGCGGGAAGTTGCTCTGCGTTCAGTGCGCTAGGGACGAAATCGTGAAGAGAGTTAGGAGGGAGCTGTCGTCCACCGGATTCCTGGAGAAAGACGACAGAGTACTCCTAGCTTATCCCACCTTTTACGGAAACGTGGCAGTCCTAATAAAAGAGATCGTGAGCAGAATATGTAAGGGATGTAACTTGACAATCGACGAATTGAAGGTGGAACCTAAGGGAGACATAAACGAGACATTATGGTCTCTATTTAAGGAAGTTTTTGACCTAAACTACAAGAAGGTCATTTTGCCCTTAACAGCCGACTTCTTCCTGTCGTACTTGATATACTCTATCTCGTCATTAAACCACGGGTTCCTGAGCTACTATGACCTAGTCACGGAGTTCAGGGGAGTGAAGTTTTTTATTCCCCTCTTCTCCACTCCGTTACAGGAGCTTAAGGGGTTCTCTGAAATAACCGGGGAGTTAAACACAAAAGACGAAGTTTTAGATGAAATATTGAAATGGTCCCACAAGGAGTTCCAAGATAACGAAATATTCCACACATTCTTGAACTCTTTGACTATATTCTCTGGAGAGAGATGTAAAATATGTGGAGCTTACGTAAGGCCTAACGAGGAGTACTGCCAGTACTGCTTAAGGCTTTCTTCTCAGAAGAGCTGAGCACTATCTCAAAGAAGAGTGCCCCAGGCTCGGGCTTAAACTTAGAAGGAGGGACAACTCCTGTGGCGGTGTAGTAAAAGTAGCCTGTGCTGAGGATTTCCTTAAAACCCTCTGGATCCAGGCTGCTGTAGTCCTTCAAGAGGCCTATCAGGTCTATCTGGGCCTTCACCTCTTTCATGCTTATCTCGTAACCGCATACCCTGCACGTGAAGTCTGGCATTATCGAGTTGAAACCGCACTTAGTACACTTTATTGGAGACCTTATTCCATAGGTGTCCCACTCGTACCTGAGGATGTCCACCAAGTCGCTTCTACCTCTCTTTACTGCCTCCTTATAGAGCTGGGGAGCTAACGCTACTATTCCTTTCTTGGTGTTGTAGACAACGAATTCTAGTTGCTCGTCGGTCATCTTCTCAATTTCCCTTATCCTCACAAGCTTCATAGCTAAGTACTCCATGAATCCATCTCTGTTGGCCAATAGCCTGTTCACGATGGTCGAAAGTTTCGGCTTACTCTTGACTTGACCCACTGCAGCTATAAAGGGTTCCTTTATGAGCTCCTTGTACTCGTCCCTCTCGAGCTGTAAATTGGAAATTGAGAGGGCGGTTACAGCGTCGTCTAGGTACTCGTCCAGTAACTTCTCAGGGTCCACATACTTGTCCTTGTTTGGCTTCTTCTTGCCCTTCTCGGCCTTGTCCTCCTTGACGTCAGCCTTCTTCTTGGCCAACTCCTCCACATTATACTGTTTGAGCCAAGTCTAAGAAATCTAGCGGAAGTATCTTCTTTTTCGCCGTTAGCTCCTGGTACTTATCCTCAAGGAACTTCATAAAGACTGGGCAGTTGTCGTACCTCCCTTCCCTAGTACACTTGTTCGCTAGGTCTAAGAAGCAATTAGAGGTCTTTTTGTCGTAATATGGACATACCTTGTAGTAGGTTTTAGCGCTCTTCACCATCTTCTCTATCCATATTCTCTTATGGTCCTTTTTCTCGGCCTCTTTCTCGGCCTTGGCAAGGGCCTTATTTATTTCCTCTTCTGACATCTTAACGGACTTATTTGAAGACAAGAATTCTCACCTTATACCCTATTTTCAGGATTTTGTATTATATACCTTGCTACTCTTACCTTATTAAACACTACTATACGGGGCCGTAATTTTTTGTCAGAAGAGTAAATAGAGTTTGTATAATCTAAACCTTAGCAACAACAAACACGCAATTCTTCACAAAACCAAAGAAGTAGATTTTAGCAGTCCTCTAGCTTCTTCTTGACAACTTGGGAGAAACCAACCCTGAAACCCAACTTGGGGTCGTTGTATAAGTAGACGATCCTCTTAGTCTGAAGCCCCCTCAATACCTTGAACAGCCACGCTGGATCCGCTTTGTACTCCTCCTGCAACTGGTCCAAGTATACGTATGTGGAGCCCCATTGTTTGTACCTAGATATTAAGTAAATTAATATTTCCCTCTCATCCTCATCTAATTTTTGAATGATTTCCGATAGACAAACCGTTGGGTCTCCTTTTTGTTGTTTCTTGATAGCCTTACTGGTTTTGTTGTCAATAAACGACAAAACTTCCTTGGCCTCTTTTGTCTCGTCTTGTCCCTTTTTGTTGTTTATTGGTTGATTAACAGGATCGATGAGCTGTTTAGCTATTGCCAGCATTTCCTTGAACCTAGAGTTGGAGTAGGAATCGATGATCGCCTTGGCCAAGTTCTCGCCATCTGGAGTTAAGTACCACCTGCCTCCCTCTTGGTAGACGAGGCCCTTTTTCTTCCAGTAGCTCAAGTAACTGCTTATGTACTTAGTCTCGTAACCTAAGTTCGTGGCTATCTCAGAAGTCCTCAAGGGCCTCGCGTGTAGGAGGACAACAACTGCCTCAATCAGTTTGGACCTAGGAGAACCCCTTAGGTAGGTCTTCGAAAGGTTCTCTGCAACTTCGTCGATAGCCTTGTCTCCCATCGCCAATATGTTTTCGCGAAGTTTTAAATGCTGTACCAAAATGGGCTTGTGTGTTAGCGAAGTAATATTTCTCTCATGTATTACTGCACGTTTTCACTGGCATAAACTCATTGTAGCCTACGATCACGTTGTAAACCCCCTGGAGGAGTCTGTCCACCTCCGGGTCCCCAGTGTCAATCCTCAAGCAGTCTATGCTCCTCAGCTTTTCCCTTGAAGATACAACTATGATTCCTTTCTTCCCCACTCTCTTTAGTACTTCAGGGCCTATCTCTTGGTTCCCTCTACCTATCAAGAACCCTTGACCACCGATAGGCGACAGGATCACCTTTAACTCCCCGGTTAAACCAATCAAGTCAAAGTAGCTGACCCCGGCCTTGACCAGCTTCTTGCCTAGGAATAAGTCAGTAGATAGGAAATTAGTAAAGTAACCTAGCCTTTCCTCAATACTTTTTACAGTTTTTCCTGGCCCCATAGCGTAATATACGTTATCCTTTATCATGTCTATTACAAACTCCGAAATGTCGTCGGTGTCGGAAGAGGAGTACTCCTCCTTGCTCGGGGTTAACAGATTCCCTGAGGATATTGTGCTAACTACGAAGAAGAGTTTGACCACGAAGTTCCCCCTTCTGTACTCCTCCTCGTCCACGTCCAAGACTTCAGCTTTGACCACCCTCGCGTTCCCCTGGACGTAATCGCGTAGGATCCTTGCTGCGGCTTCTGGAGTTGTAGCAAAGACCCCGCTGTGCATCTTTACCCCTGCTGGTATTCCGAGAATGGGCAGGTTCCTAGTTAGTGCTCCCGCTACGTCTCTAGCTGTCCCATCTCCTCCCACGAAAGTTATTACGTCTACTACGTCCTGAAGGATCTTCACGCTAGCTATCGTGTCTTCCCTAGTCGAGTTGTCCCTGCCGGCGTCAATGACCTCGTAATCGAAGTCTGTTCCTCTGAAGTAGACTTCCCCCATCTTCCCTCTTGGGACAAAGTACTTAACCCTGAGGGCGAGGTTGAGGAACCTCTTTACCCTAAAAGGCACCTCCGGGTTCTCAACCCTGAGGTCGTCACTGCCCTTCCTCCCGATCCTCCCGCCTGATCCCGCGTAAGGGTTAACTAGAAACCCGACCTTCATATTTTACCAAGTTCACAGCAACCTTATATGCGATGTACTTGTTCTGAGGGGTAACGAAGACTATTAGATCCTCTGGGACACAAGTGGGACAGCTTTCCCTTATTTCCTGTAAGAGGTTTCCCATGGAAAGTTCGTCGGTCTTAGGAGGGAGTTCTATGCCCTTGTCTGTGACAACAGCGATCAGCGTAGACTCGGCGCCGTTCTTGATTATGGCGTCCCTGAGGTTTATGATCCCCATCCTTTCTAGGATCTTCACGCCCCCACTAATCACGATCTCCATGGTGTCCCAGTTGATCGAGTTTAACCTAGCCGAGTGGATCGAAACTGCCCTTTTCCACTCCTCTACCGCCTTTTTACCCAGTTCGGTGAGCTCTGCCCCGCCCACTTTGTCAACCTTGATAACGTTTAGCTCCCTCAACCTCTTCACTAGCGTCTTTGTGGGCGCCTCAGAGAGGTCTAACCTCTTCATTATGCTCATCCTCCCTATGGGCTGTTCCTGCATTATTATCTCCAAGGCCATTACCACGTGGGCCTCATCGTACTTTGGCTTGTTCCCCTGCCTAGCCTTCACGGCCTCCTCTGCGATCTCTAGGATATCCATATTAATCCCTAATTCCATGAAGGTTTATGCTCAAAGGTAAAAATCTGTTATGCCTACTTGACCTAGAGAAGGAGGAGATAGAGAAGATAATGGACGCCTCCTTTTTAATGAAGCACTTTGTGTACTCCAATTCCGTTCCTAAGCCATTACAAGGTAAGAGGGTTGCCCTTATCTTCGAGAAGCCGAGCACTAGGACTAGGGTCAGCACGGAACTGGCTGTCAATTTACTGGGTGGTTACGTGATAGTGCTAAACAAGTCGGAGATACAGTGGAGCAGGGGCGAGCCGGTGGAGGACACCGCCAGGGTTCTGGGCAGAATGGTGAACGGCATAGGGGCGAGGGTCCTCTCCCACGATAGCCTTGTAAAGTTGGCAAGTTTCTCAGGCGTCCCCACCATAAACCTCCTGAGTGACCTCTCCCACCCCCTTCAAGCCCTAGCTGACTACATGACAGTTAGGGAGAAGTTCGGCGGGTACAAGGCTATAGCCTTTGTAGGCGACGGGAGCGACAACGTGCTGGTCAGCTTAATGGCCTTCGCCTCAAAGATGGGCCTAGAGCTGAGGGTCGCGTCACCGCCTGGGCTGAGGCCTAGGCCAGACATATGGAAAAGGATAGAAGAGGAGGCGGAAAGGTCTGGTGCAAACATAGAGTTCTACGAGGATCCCTACGAGGCTGTTAGGGGAAGTTACGTGGTATACACTGACGTGTGGGTGAGCATGGGTCAGGAAAACGTGGCCCAGCAGAAGAAGGAGATACTAAAGGACTACAAGGTGACGGAAGACCTAATGAGGTACACTGCCTCTGGGGGAATATTCATGCACTGCCTACCCGCTGTGAGGGGAGAAGAGGTGGAGGCAAGCGTAATAGACGGCAAGCGGAGTGCTGTGTGGGATCAAGCTGAGAACAGGCTCTACACGTCAATGGCGGTGTTCTCCTTGCTCATTTGAAGAAGGAGTCTATGGTCTTTTGGGCCA
The Candidatus Aramenus sp. CH1 DNA segment above includes these coding regions:
- a CDS encoding replication initiator protein WhiP — translated: MGDKAIDEVAENLSKTYLRGSPRSKLIEAVVVLLHARPLRTSEIATNLGYETKYISSYLSYWKKKGLVYQEGGRWYLTPDGENLAKAIIDSYSNSRFKEMLAIAKQLIDPVNQPINNKKGQDETKEAKEVLSFIDNKTSKAIKKQQKGDPTVCLSEIIQKLDEDEREILIYLISRYKQWGSTYVYLDQLQEEYKADPAWLFKVLRGLQTKRIVYLYNDPKLGFRVGFSQVVKKKLEDC
- a CDS encoding thermosome subunit produces the protein MASVPVLLFKEGTSRSTGRDALRNNILAARTLAEMLRSSLGPKGLDKMLIDSFGDVTITNDGATIVKEMEIQHPAAKLLVEAAKAQDAEVGDGTTSAVVLAGLFLEKAENLLDQNIHPTIIIEGFKKAFNKAVELLPQIATKIDLSDLKSPAAREALKKITYTTMSSKFMAEGSELNKVMDIVIDAVTTVAEPLPTGGYNVPLDLIKIDKKKGGTIEDSQLIHGIVLDKEVVHAGMPRRVEKAKIAVLDAALEVEKPEISAKISITSPEQIRAFLDEEAKYLKEMVDKLASIGANVVICQKGIDDIAQHFLAKKGILAVRRVKRSDIEKLEKALGARIISSIKDATPEDLGYAELVEERKVGNDKMVFIEGARNPRAVNILLRGSNDMALDEAERSINDALHALRNILMEPYILPGGGAVELELAARLRDYARTVGGKEQLAIEAYAEALEEIPVILAETAGLEPVSSLMEMRARHAKGLVNAGVDVINGKIIDDMYSINVVEPIRVTRQVLKSATEAATSILKIDDLVAASQLKSEKKEGEKKGEGEESSSPTPSLS
- a CDS encoding ATP-NAD kinase family protein, translating into MKVGFLVNPYAGSGGRIGRKGSDDLRVENPEVPFRVKRFLNLALRVKYFVPRGKMGEVYFRGTDFDYEVIDAGRDNSTREDTIASVKILQDVVDVITFVGGDGTARDVAGALTRNLPILGIPAGVKMHSGVFATTPEAAARILRDYVQGNARVVKAEVLDVDEEEYRRGNFVVKLFFVVSTISSGNLLTPSKEEYSSSDTDDISEFVIDMIKDNVYYAMGPGKTVKSIEERLGYFTNFLSTDLFLGKKLVKAGVSYFDLIGLTGELKVILSPIGGQGFLIGRGNQEIGPEVLKRVGKKGIIVVSSREKLRSIDCLRIDTGDPEVDRLLQGVYNVIVGYNEFMPVKTCSNT
- a CDS encoding winged helix-turn-helix domain-containing protein, with translation MDILEIAEEAVKARQGNKPKYDEAHVVMALEIIMQEQPIGRMSIMKRLDLSEAPTKTLVKRLRELNVIKVDKVGGAELTELGKKAVEEWKRAVSIHSARLNSINWDTMEIVISGGVKILERMGIINLRDAIIKNGAESTLIAVVTDKGIELPPKTDELSMGNLLQEIRESCPTCVPEDLIVFVTPQNKYIAYKVAVNLVKYEGRVSS
- a CDS encoding arginine--tRNA ligase, with protein sequence MNVIREAKREMAKVISQVINVEEEKVFNNIEYPSKEGLGDLSLPLPSVTRNLNVDVSGRGKYVKSFRRDGIFINVNLDEVSVFNGVFSSLSEDYGLEKVDKPKRIVVEHTSANPIHPLHIGHLRNAILGDTLVRLLRARGHLVNSRFYVNDSGRQVAILIYGLSKLNYPEPSAGVKKDEWLGLIYAMTNVILEIRQITQELKNASESEYKEKISKRDELVAVAQGLRERNEEYFDVLSDGIMKEEDPEKVILDIIERYERGDERTKQIVRKYVNYALEGFMESLGKLGISFDVFDYESDLLWNGDVKKVLEETMDSRARVNYKGTWALDLENFVDESVKEELRIPKGLELPPLVLMRSDGTTLYTLRDVAYTFKKFSDFKADVVINVIAEQQAVPQMQLRATLYLLGYPEHAKNLIHYSYGMVSLQGMRMSGRLGRYVSFDEVYEKVKEVVEAKVREKKGNVEELDEIVNSAIRYAIVSVSANKPVTFNVNKVTNLEENSGPYLQYTYARAYNILAKVTDRLDVSNVDPSELVGEKRKILMMIARFPEVFAKAADDMSPEVLTVFLRQFSDLFNAWYDKERVLQEKDEKKRVTRIFLVKGVETVLRNGLKSLGIKPLTKM
- the argF gene encoding ornithine carbamoyltransferase, with amino-acid sequence MLKGKNLLCLLDLEKEEIEKIMDASFLMKHFVYSNSVPKPLQGKRVALIFEKPSTRTRVSTELAVNLLGGYVIVLNKSEIQWSRGEPVEDTARVLGRMVNGIGARVLSHDSLVKLASFSGVPTINLLSDLSHPLQALADYMTVREKFGGYKAIAFVGDGSDNVLVSLMAFASKMGLELRVASPPGLRPRPDIWKRIEEEAERSGANIEFYEDPYEAVRGSYVVYTDVWVSMGQENVAQQKKEILKDYKVTEDLMRYTASGGIFMHCLPAVRGEEVEASVIDGKRSAVWDQAENRLYTSMAVFSLLI